Genomic DNA from Negativicutes bacterium:
TTGGACAAATTTGCGAAGGTTTAAACTTACCTAGCATTTCTGCTGCAAAAGTTGCTCATGTTAATGAATTAAAGCAAGCTATTGATGAATATCAACAACGGTATAGCGTTATTTGTGCAAAGCCCGTTTATGGCGTATATGGTGCAGGTTTTGTGCAATTAAGCGATGATGTTTCATATTTTATGAAATTTCAATCTAATACTCTATGTAATACACAACAGTTTATAGAAGCTTATGCTCAATTAGAGCCGCCTATTGAGTATTTAATTATGCCCTTTTTGCAAGGGCAAGAATGTTCTGTAGATATTGCCTGTAGTAATGGCAAAATTTTAGCCTTAGTAACTCGGATAAAATTTAAATTTTATCAAGAATGCTATATCGAGCATCCATGTCATGAAATATGTAAAATTTTAGTAGAACATTTCCAGTGCGATGGATTGATCAATATTCAATTTAAGCAAGATGATCAGGGAGCCTGGCATATTTTAGAAATTAACCCGCGTCCCGCTGGCGGTTTTTCCTATACACAACATACTGGAATTAATTTAATTGCAGAATTAATTGCAGAAAAATTGCACTTAGTTTTAAAGCGCCCCGTACCAACTACTGTAGTACAAGTTCTCCCCATTATACAAAGTATAAAAAATGGATTGTAAACATTGATAAAACATATTGATTTAAGCCGTGGCCGTATTAGTGTGACAGTAAATCATCATCATCCTGAATGGAAATTGGATGATTTGCTTAGCTTTGCAGAAAGAATTAATCCGAAACGTGCATTTTTATTTGTTTCTAAAGTTCTTGGTAAACATATTCCTGTCGCACCCTCAGTTATGCAAAAAAGCTATCAAGACCTTGCTGCTCTTATTCCTAAAAATTTGCCCTATCCCATTAGTGTGATTGGTATGGCTGAAACCGCAGTCGGTTTAGGCGCAGGAGTCTATCGTGAGCTGAAACCAGATTTCGGGGAAAATGCTATTTTTTTAACGACTACTCGGCATCCAGTCGAAACCTTGCCCACATTAGGCTTGTTTTTAGAAGAACATAGCCATGCACAAGACCAATTTATCTTGTCTAGTCATGATGCTATTAAACATCAACACATCCTGAGTTCAAAAACTCTTATCTTAGTGGATGATGAAATTTCGACTGGTAAAACCTTTAGAAATTTAATTCTCAGTCTTAAAAAATCAGGTTTAGAACACGTTGAAAGGATTATTTTAGTGACTTTAGTCAACTGGGCTGAACAGCACTTAGTCACCGATGATTTAGGTATTCCAGTTGAAGTGGTTTCTTTATTACATGGTCACTGG
This window encodes:
- a CDS encoding ATP-grasp domain-containing protein — encoded protein: MKSHYNIWIAESYSCQNDIIQLLKNSNLSPYLTIFCSHSKQRPELKLLADYFFQQPVIKDSPDWLLEQCKKHSIQLLFCGKHSQFIEQFREEFSRHDIQLVTGARGISQHKNVNNKFLFGQICEGLNLPSISAAKVAHVNELKQAIDEYQQRYSVICAKPVYGVYGAGFVQLSDDVSYFMKFQSNTLCNTQQFIEAYAQLEPPIEYLIMPFLQGQECSVDIACSNGKILALVTRIKFKFYQECYIEHPCHEICKILVEHFQCDGLINIQFKQDDQGAWHILEINPRPAGGFSYTQHTGINLIAELIAEKLHLVLKRPVPTTVVQVLPIIQSIKNGL
- a CDS encoding phosphoribosyltransferase domain-containing protein, which produces MKHIDLSRGRISVTVNHHHPEWKLDDLLSFAERINPKRAFLFVSKVLGKHIPVAPSVMQKSYQDLAALIPKNLPYPISVIGMAETAVGLGAGVYRELKPDFGENAIFLTTTRHPVETLPTLGLFLEEHSHAQDQFILSSHDAIKHQHILSSKTLILVDDEISTGKTFRNLILSLKKSGLEHVERIILVTLVNWAEQHLVTDDLGIPVEVVSLLHGHWQWQDNNKEIDIQMPNVSSTQQQSQKIIAPNDWGREPTFLECSVWQKIESIQAHEKVLVLGSGEFTWIPFLMAEQLEKQGVEVYFSSTTRSPIMQGQSIESICLFKDNYGLNMNNYAYNVKHQEFDRVFLIIETAKDSVDPLLFEQIKNLEIISYEC